Proteins co-encoded in one Caldalkalibacillus uzonensis genomic window:
- a CDS encoding hydrogenase small subunit: MWFSKLAHLEVEKVANLLWIHGGACNGNTQSFLNAEEPTVVDLVSDFGINILYHHSLAMEFGDQVRHLFDQILSDEIPLDILVVEGTVIQGPNGTGHYDMLMDRPKKEWIWNFAHKAQYVVAVGDCACWGGIPATKPNPTESIGLQYLKGERGGFLGSDFRSKAGLPVINIPGCPAHPDWVTQILVAVATGRAEDVLLDELQRPQTFFKTFTQTGCTRVQYFEWKEPVEEFGQGTRKGCLFYEQGCRGPMTHSPCNRILWNRQSSKTRAGMPCIGCTEPQFPFFDLAPGTVFKTQKVLGSIPKEVPQGSDPLSYSVHAAMARAVAPKWAKEDMFVP; encoded by the coding sequence CGTTTTTAAATGCTGAGGAGCCGACCGTGGTTGATTTAGTCAGTGATTTTGGTATCAACATCCTTTATCATCATTCTTTGGCTATGGAATTTGGCGACCAAGTGCGCCATTTATTCGATCAAATCCTTAGTGATGAAATCCCCTTGGATATCTTGGTGGTTGAAGGGACGGTCATTCAGGGGCCGAACGGAACAGGGCATTACGATATGCTCATGGATCGCCCGAAAAAAGAGTGGATATGGAACTTTGCCCACAAAGCCCAGTACGTCGTGGCTGTTGGTGACTGTGCATGTTGGGGCGGGATACCGGCGACGAAGCCAAATCCCACTGAATCCATTGGCCTGCAATACTTGAAGGGGGAACGGGGCGGGTTTCTCGGATCCGATTTCCGTTCCAAAGCGGGATTGCCCGTGATTAATATTCCCGGTTGTCCGGCTCATCCCGACTGGGTCACACAGATTCTCGTCGCTGTTGCCACTGGCCGCGCAGAAGACGTACTGTTAGATGAATTGCAACGGCCGCAAACATTCTTCAAGACGTTTACCCAAACCGGTTGTACGCGTGTGCAATATTTTGAGTGGAAAGAACCGGTTGAGGAATTTGGACAAGGTACACGGAAAGGTTGCCTCTTCTACGAACAAGGTTGCCGAGGCCCGATGACCCATTCGCCCTGTAACAGGATTCTCTGGAACCGTCAATCGTCCAAAACCCGGGCTGGGATGCCTTGCATTGGTTGTACGGAGCCTCAGTTTCCCTTTTTTGACTTGGCACCGGGTACAGTGTTCAAGACACAAAAGGTTCTCGGCTCGATTCCAAAAGAAGTGCCTCAAGGCAGCGACCCGTTAAGCTACTCCGTCCATGCGGCAATGGCTCGGGCGGTCGCACCGAAATGGGCGAAGGAAGACATGTTTGTGCCATAA